One part of the Tenacibaculum sp. 190130A14a genome encodes these proteins:
- a CDS encoding ribonucleoside-diphosphate reductase subunit alpha, with amino-acid sequence MYVVKRDGRKEPVMFDKITARVRKMCYGLNKIVDPVKVAMRVIEGLYDGVTTSELDNLAAEVAATMTTAHPDYAKLAARIAVSNLHKNTKKSFSETMTDLYEYINPRTGNKAPLLADDVYKIIMDNAEKLDSTIIYSRDFNYDYFGFKTLERSYLLKLNGQISERPQQMLMRVSIGIHKEDIDEAIATYELMSKKYFTHATPTLFNAGTPKPQMSSCFLLQMQDDSIDGIYDTLKQTAKISQSAGGIGLSIHNIRATGSYIAGTNGTSNGIVPMLRVFNDTARYVDQGGGKRKGSFAMYLEPWHADIYEFLDLKKNHGKEEMRARDLFYAMWISDLFMKRVQEDGNWTLMCPHECPHLYDTYGEEFERLYTSYEQAGKGRKTIKARDLWEKILESQIETGTPYMLYKDAANRKSNQKNLGTIRSSNLCTEIMEYTAEDEVAVCNLASIAIPMFVAEDENGNKFFDHNKLFEVTKKVIRNLDTVIDRNYYPVVEAENSNMRHRPVGLGIQGLADAFIMLRMPFTGDEAKKLNQEIFETLYFAAVTSSMEVAKAKGAYSTYEGSPMSQGEFQHNMWGVNDDELSGRWDWKKLRKDVKKHGVRNSLLVAPMPTASTSQILGNNEAFEPYTSNIYTRRVLSGEFIVVNKHLLEDLVELGLWDNNMKEDIMRANGSIQHIEAIPQDLKDLYKTVWEMSMKDIIDMARHRGYFIDQSQSLNLFMKDPDYGKLTSMHFYAWKSGLKTGMYYLRTKSAVNAKQFTLDVEKKDEDKPMSEEEFKAMVEASKNAGPDDCLMCGS; translated from the coding sequence ATGTATGTAGTAAAAAGAGATGGCAGAAAAGAGCCAGTAATGTTCGATAAGATTACAGCTCGAGTAAGAAAAATGTGTTATGGGTTAAACAAAATTGTTGACCCAGTGAAAGTAGCAATGCGAGTTATTGAAGGATTATATGATGGGGTAACTACTTCTGAATTAGATAATTTAGCAGCTGAAGTAGCAGCTACAATGACTACAGCACATCCTGACTATGCAAAATTAGCAGCTAGAATTGCCGTATCTAACTTACATAAAAACACCAAAAAGTCATTCTCTGAAACAATGACTGATTTGTATGAATATATCAACCCTCGCACAGGAAATAAGGCTCCATTATTAGCTGATGACGTGTATAAAATTATTATGGATAATGCAGAGAAATTAGACTCTACAATTATCTACAGTCGCGACTTCAACTACGATTACTTTGGGTTTAAAACATTAGAGCGTTCTTATTTACTAAAATTAAACGGACAAATTTCTGAAAGACCTCAGCAAATGTTAATGCGTGTGTCTATAGGAATTCATAAGGAGGATATTGATGAAGCTATCGCTACATACGAGTTAATGAGTAAAAAGTACTTTACACATGCTACACCAACATTATTTAATGCAGGTACTCCAAAACCACAAATGTCATCTTGTTTCTTATTACAAATGCAAGACGATAGTATTGATGGTATTTATGATACATTAAAACAAACGGCTAAAATATCACAATCTGCTGGTGGTATTGGTTTATCTATACATAATATTCGTGCTACAGGTAGCTATATTGCTGGAACAAATGGTACATCAAATGGAATTGTACCAATGTTACGTGTATTTAATGATACTGCTCGTTATGTAGACCAAGGAGGAGGAAAACGTAAGGGGTCTTTTGCAATGTATTTAGAACCTTGGCATGCTGATATTTATGAGTTTTTAGATTTAAAGAAGAACCACGGTAAAGAAGAAATGCGTGCTCGTGATTTATTCTATGCAATGTGGATTTCTGATTTATTCATGAAACGTGTTCAAGAAGATGGAAACTGGACATTAATGTGTCCACACGAATGTCCGCATCTATATGATACTTATGGAGAAGAGTTCGAACGTTTGTATACAAGTTACGAGCAAGCAGGAAAGGGAAGAAAAACAATCAAGGCACGTGATTTATGGGAGAAAATCTTAGAATCTCAAATTGAAACAGGTACACCGTACATGTTATACAAAGATGCTGCGAACCGTAAATCAAACCAAAAGAATTTAGGAACAATTCGTTCTTCAAATCTATGTACTGAGATTATGGAATATACTGCAGAAGATGAGGTAGCAGTATGTAACTTAGCATCGATTGCAATACCAATGTTTGTTGCAGAAGATGAAAATGGAAATAAATTCTTTGATCATAATAAATTATTTGAAGTAACTAAAAAAGTAATTAGAAACTTAGATACAGTTATTGATCGTAACTATTATCCAGTAGTAGAAGCAGAGAATTCTAATATGCGTCATCGTCCTGTAGGATTAGGAATTCAAGGATTAGCAGACGCGTTTATCATGTTACGTATGCCTTTTACAGGAGATGAAGCTAAGAAATTAAATCAGGAGATTTTTGAAACCTTATATTTTGCAGCGGTAACCTCTTCTATGGAAGTAGCAAAAGCAAAAGGAGCATACTCTACATATGAAGGATCACCAATGTCACAAGGAGAATTCCAACACAATATGTGGGGAGTTAACGATGATGAATTGAGTGGTCGTTGGGATTGGAAGAAATTACGCAAAGATGTTAAGAAACATGGAGTTCGTAACTCTTTATTAGTAGCTCCTATGCCTACAGCATCAACATCTCAAATCTTAGGAAACAATGAAGCTTTTGAACCATACACTTCTAATATTTATACGCGTAGAGTGTTGTCAGGAGAGTTTATCGTTGTAAACAAACACCTATTAGAAGATTTAGTAGAGCTTGGTTTATGGGATAACAATATGAAAGAAGATATTATGCGTGCAAACGGATCTATTCAACATATTGAAGCTATTCCACAAGACTTAAAAGATTTATACAAAACGGTTTGGGAGATGAGTATGAAAGATATTATTGATATGGCTCGCCATAGAGGATATTTTATCGACCAATCTCAATCGTTGAATTTATTTATGAAAGATCCTGATTATGGTAAGTTAACATCAATGCATTTCTATGCGTGGAAATCTGGATTAAAAACCGGGATGTATTACTTACGTACGAAATCTGCCGTAAATGCGAAACAGTTTACGTTAGACGTAGAAAAGAAAGATGAAGACAAGCCAATGAGTGAAGAAGAATTTAAAGCAATGGTAGAGGCTTCTAAAAACGCTGGTCCAGATGATTGTTTAATGTGTGGATCTTAA
- a CDS encoding SMI1/KNR4 family protein → MFKGILIFILIVSFLVTILNQKNEQERKETKKKMKEGFILSNKIASLEQSSYTKHSITKHSITKPLILLLEDSYLHSNIGEQLTDINIKVIEKELGLSLPVSYKIFLQYFGDGADWLYHQSIDSAKNIGKLKEYRRGLGAQINWIGEKELEVDTILCLMTEDSNGGAWCWITSEVDENGEWPLAYFNREDGSLYFKIENFTEWLKTLVASKSEVIRALDTEDKLGLG, encoded by the coding sequence ATGTTCAAAGGAATTTTAATTTTTATACTTATTGTGTCCTTTCTTGTAACCATATTGAATCAAAAAAACGAACAAGAAAGAAAGGAAACAAAAAAGAAGATGAAAGAAGGTTTTATATTGTCAAATAAGATAGCGTCTTTAGAACAATCTTCTTATACGAAACACTCTATTACTAAACACTCTATTACTAAACCATTAATCTTGTTGTTAGAAGACTCTTATTTACATAGTAACATTGGTGAACAGCTAACAGATATTAACATAAAAGTTATTGAAAAAGAGTTAGGGTTATCATTGCCCGTTTCCTATAAAATTTTCTTGCAATATTTCGGAGATGGTGCAGATTGGTTATATCACCAAAGTATTGATAGTGCAAAAAACATTGGTAAACTCAAAGAATACAGAAGAGGGTTAGGAGCACAAATAAATTGGATCGGAGAAAAAGAGCTAGAAGTAGACACTATATTATGTTTAATGACAGAAGACTCAAATGGAGGAGCTTGGTGTTGGATAACATCTGAAGTTGATGAAAATGGTGAATGGCCTTTAGCGTATTTTAATAGGGAAGATGGAAGTCTTTACTTTAAAATAGAAAACTTCACTGAGTGGTTAAAAACACTGGTAGCAAGTAAATCAGAAGTTATTCGCGCATTAGATACAGAAGACAAGTTAGGTTTAGGTTAA
- a CDS encoding deoxyguanosinetriphosphate triphosphohydrolase, translated as MNWEQLLSLKRHGDTQKRERIHQDETRLGFEVDFDRIIFSSAFRSLQDKTQVIPLSKTDFVHTRLTHSLEVSVVGRTLGRRVGKVLLERHPYLQELGYTFNDFGAIVAAASVMHDIGNPPFGHSGEKAIGEYFKTGKGLQYKEYLSDLEYQDLIDFEGNANGFKILTENRDGVEGGLRLSYATLGAFIKYPKESLPKKPTKHISDKKYGFFQSEKEAFLDITNDLGLINKDREGISFYRHPLAYLVEAADDICYTIIDFEDGINLGLIDEDYALEYMIKLVKDVIDSKKYHSLQHKKDRVSYLRALAIGVLINEAVDIFLANEETILKGTFDKGLLDKCKYEAQINDIIKISVNKIYKSKEVIEKEVAGYKIIADLLDVFVTALNNKFQGRASNYDTLVLNLLPEEYQQEKESLYHRIMQICSYVAGLSDGYAIRLFNKIKGDVI; from the coding sequence ATGAACTGGGAACAACTATTGTCGTTAAAAAGACATGGAGATACTCAAAAGAGAGAACGAATTCACCAAGATGAAACTCGTTTAGGTTTTGAAGTAGATTTTGATAGAATAATTTTCTCTTCTGCTTTTAGAAGTTTACAAGATAAAACACAAGTAATTCCCCTATCAAAAACAGATTTTGTACATACGCGACTTACCCATAGTTTAGAAGTGTCTGTAGTAGGAAGGACATTGGGTAGACGTGTAGGGAAAGTTCTACTTGAACGTCATCCATATTTACAAGAACTAGGATATACTTTTAACGACTTCGGTGCAATTGTAGCAGCTGCTTCAGTAATGCATGATATAGGAAATCCTCCTTTTGGTCATTCAGGAGAAAAAGCAATAGGAGAGTATTTTAAAACAGGAAAGGGACTCCAATACAAGGAATACTTAAGCGATTTAGAATATCAAGATTTGATAGATTTTGAAGGAAATGCTAATGGGTTTAAGATCTTAACAGAAAATAGAGATGGAGTTGAGGGAGGATTACGTTTGAGTTATGCGACTCTAGGAGCATTTATTAAGTATCCTAAAGAATCATTGCCAAAGAAACCAACCAAGCATATTTCAGATAAAAAATATGGTTTTTTTCAAAGTGAAAAAGAAGCTTTTTTGGATATAACAAATGATTTAGGGTTGATCAATAAAGATAGAGAAGGAATTTCTTTCTATCGTCATCCTTTAGCATATTTAGTAGAGGCGGCTGATGATATTTGTTATACTATTATTGATTTTGAAGACGGAATTAATCTTGGGTTAATAGATGAAGATTATGCGTTGGAATACATGATTAAATTGGTGAAAGATGTTATAGACAGCAAAAAATATCACTCACTTCAACACAAAAAAGATAGAGTTAGTTATTTAAGAGCGTTGGCTATTGGAGTCTTGATAAATGAAGCCGTAGATATCTTTTTAGCAAATGAAGAAACAATTTTAAAAGGAACTTTTGACAAAGGTTTGTTAGATAAGTGTAAGTATGAGGCACAAATTAACGACATAATCAAGATAAGTGTAAATAAAATTTACAAAAGCAAAGAAGTTATTGAGAAGGAAGTGGCTGGATATAAGATCATTGCTGACTTGTTAGATGTTTTTGTAACAGCACTCAATAATAAGTTTCAAGGAAGAGCATCTAATTATGACACTTTGGTGTTAAACTTACTTCCTGAAGAGTATCAGCAAGAAAAAGAAAGTTTATACCATAGAATAATGCAAATATGTAGTTATGTAGCAGGGTTATCTGATGGATATGCAATACGCCTATTTAATAAGATAAAAGGCGATGTTATATAA
- a CDS encoding thrombospondin type 3 repeat-containing protein, with protein MNKKLLPFFGLLMIAGVGLILKDSFKKESEVEKLRKQHAEFLQNHPYQKIAELPKKQRKAMGLPPNAYFEQKSLSEIDPSTGQTHREKIYDLQEKLNKRRAGLKAPGEADNAWVERGPDNVGGRTRALIFDPNDATNETVFAGGVSGGLWKNTNISNSNSKWERVGIPENLAVSSIAVDPNNSQIFYVGTGETFVNGEINGDGLWKSTDGGTTWNRIIGREIGSPVIKYNVQLTVNSPASVANDYIAILSKAFGSAITTPITSDIVLAEDDNGDASVSSTDANDACDNITNAAALNGKIAIVRRGACNFSLKALKVQQAGAKAIIIVNNQDTAPFNMAAGTDGPSVTIPSIMVGKNDGESLITALGSGAVNVTLTGGDYDAVNGFATVEGIHHINDIVVRNNGGTSEVFIAVGDVFYRYGATNLGGDTIGIYKSTDGENFTKLDVRTATGNSYHPVRIKIAADNSIYVSTKRSSAFRDGQGAILKSTDGTNFDLVYTVADANRTEIVVSPTNANTVYVLAEGTSAAAPVKMLKTTDNFATVTDLALPNDADNGIPANDFTRGQAWYDLLLAIDPNNENVLYAGGIDLFKSTDGGTSWTQISKWSNNNNLAALGVPIVHADQHGMAFASSSRMLFGTDGGVYFSNNGGTTIGARNKNYNTLQFYTLGVAPTTAFGGNEFFIAGAQDNGTQLVENATAGINSSERAAGGDGAASFFDQDGTDRYFITNYVYNNSINLYNYATSQWTTINSENASRGDFINQEDLDSQLNILYSNYTEGDSDFVIRRYSNILGSSGAVVKDELRNDLMNVEPSLIKVSPHTTTSTTLFVGLRNGKVLKVEKANEDTNTWTEITGSGFVGTVSDIEFGANENQIFVTFHNYGVTSVWYTSDGGTTWKSKEGDLPDIPVKTILQNPLNPKEVIIGTDLGVWQTDNFDADSPSWTQSYNGMSNVPVLDLDLRDDNVVFAATYGRGVFSGEFKIDPDGDIDGDGVLNGVDNCVSTANADQKDTDGNGVGDACQDTDGDGIMDDVDNCISTANPDQADADGNGVGDACQDSDGDGVMDNVDNCINKANPDQKDFNNDGVGDACQDSDGDGIMDDVDNCPGTANADQKDTDGNGVGDVCQDTDGDGVLDDTDNCPNNANADQADADGNGVGDACQDSDGDGIMDDVDNCINTANADQADGNNDGVGDVCDTSYEAQNNITASITSETCVDQNDGKITISVAQTFVNYTVTLNGAGKSETKNIIGTTSTTVFESLAPGSYEVCVSVDGRSYTQCFEFNIDEAAPVSLRVAKKQAAKEYTVEVNSGTAPYNVYLNGDLVGTFNSKTFNVQVEEKGVLEVKTAKACEGSFRMVIDGIFLKQNPISTKIEVLMPNNLNRDQVETMVYDLTGKVIFNQKVRVSGNTLTVPFENYNSGIYILKLGVENSEPIKILKR; from the coding sequence ATGAATAAAAAACTACTACCCTTTTTCGGTTTACTGATGATTGCAGGAGTGGGTTTAATTTTAAAAGACTCATTCAAAAAAGAATCAGAAGTAGAAAAACTTAGAAAGCAACATGCTGAGTTTTTACAAAACCACCCTTATCAGAAAATAGCGGAACTTCCAAAGAAGCAAAGAAAAGCGATGGGATTACCTCCTAATGCTTACTTTGAACAGAAGTCTTTGAGTGAAATTGACCCTTCAACAGGACAAACACATAGAGAAAAAATATACGATCTTCAAGAAAAGTTAAACAAAAGAAGAGCAGGTTTAAAAGCTCCAGGAGAAGCAGATAATGCATGGGTTGAAAGAGGTCCAGATAATGTAGGAGGAAGAACAAGAGCTTTAATTTTTGATCCAAATGATGCTACCAACGAAACAGTATTTGCTGGAGGTGTAAGTGGAGGATTATGGAAAAACACGAATATTTCAAATTCAAATTCTAAATGGGAACGTGTTGGGATTCCTGAAAATTTAGCGGTTTCTTCTATCGCAGTTGATCCTAACAATTCTCAAATATTCTATGTAGGAACAGGTGAAACATTTGTAAATGGAGAAATTAATGGAGACGGATTATGGAAATCTACAGATGGAGGAACAACATGGAATAGAATTATTGGTAGAGAAATCGGTAGTCCAGTAATTAAGTATAACGTTCAATTAACGGTGAACTCACCTGCTAGTGTAGCAAATGATTACATAGCAATTTTATCTAAAGCGTTTGGTAGTGCAATAACTACTCCAATTACTAGTGATATTGTTTTAGCAGAAGATGATAATGGAGACGCTTCGGTTTCTTCTACTGATGCGAATGATGCTTGTGACAATATAACAAACGCAGCAGCCTTAAATGGAAAGATAGCTATTGTAAGAAGAGGAGCATGTAACTTTTCTTTAAAAGCACTAAAAGTACAACAAGCAGGAGCAAAAGCAATAATTATTGTTAATAACCAAGATACTGCTCCGTTTAACATGGCAGCAGGAACCGATGGGCCGAGTGTAACCATTCCTTCTATTATGGTTGGTAAAAATGATGGAGAATCTTTAATAACAGCTTTAGGTTCAGGAGCTGTAAATGTAACATTAACAGGAGGAGATTATGATGCGGTGAATGGTTTTGCTACTGTAGAAGGTATACACCACATTAATGATATCGTTGTAAGAAATAACGGAGGAACTTCTGAGGTTTTTATAGCTGTGGGAGATGTTTTTTATAGATATGGAGCTACAAATTTAGGTGGTGATACTATTGGAATATATAAATCTACTGATGGAGAAAACTTTACAAAATTAGATGTAAGAACAGCAACAGGTAATAGTTATCATCCTGTAAGAATTAAAATTGCAGCAGATAACTCTATTTATGTAAGTACAAAAAGAAGTTCTGCTTTCCGAGATGGACAAGGAGCAATTTTGAAATCTACGGACGGAACTAATTTTGACCTAGTATATACGGTGGCGGATGCAAATAGAACTGAAATTGTGGTATCACCAACAAATGCAAATACAGTATACGTATTAGCGGAAGGTACTTCAGCTGCAGCTCCAGTTAAGATGTTAAAAACAACTGATAATTTTGCAACGGTAACAGATTTAGCGTTACCAAATGATGCAGACAATGGAATTCCAGCAAATGACTTTACCAGAGGACAAGCATGGTATGATTTATTACTAGCAATTGATCCTAATAACGAAAACGTATTATATGCAGGAGGAATTGATTTATTTAAATCAACAGATGGAGGAACATCTTGGACACAAATTTCGAAATGGTCAAACAACAATAATTTAGCAGCTTTAGGTGTTCCTATTGTACATGCAGATCAACATGGTATGGCCTTTGCTTCTTCTTCAAGAATGTTATTTGGTACTGATGGAGGTGTGTATTTTTCAAATAATGGAGGTACTACAATAGGAGCAAGAAACAAGAATTATAACACACTTCAATTTTATACTTTAGGAGTTGCACCAACTACTGCTTTTGGTGGAAATGAATTTTTTATAGCTGGAGCACAAGATAATGGTACGCAGCTTGTAGAAAATGCTACAGCAGGAATCAACAGTTCTGAAAGAGCAGCTGGAGGTGATGGAGCAGCAAGTTTCTTTGATCAAGATGGAACTGATAGATACTTTATTACAAACTATGTATATAACAACTCTATCAATTTATATAACTACGCTACAAGTCAATGGACAACCATTAATAGCGAAAATGCTAGTAGAGGAGACTTTATAAATCAAGAGGATTTAGATTCTCAATTAAATATTTTATATTCAAACTATACGGAAGGTGATAGCGATTTTGTAATCAGAAGATATTCAAATATCTTAGGTAGTAGTGGAGCTGTAGTAAAAGATGAATTAAGAAATGATTTAATGAATGTAGAGCCTTCATTAATTAAGGTGTCTCCACATACAACTACTTCAACTACGCTATTTGTTGGATTAAGAAATGGAAAAGTTTTAAAAGTTGAAAAAGCAAATGAAGACACAAATACTTGGACAGAAATTACTGGATCAGGTTTTGTTGGAACTGTTTCTGATATTGAATTTGGAGCGAATGAAAATCAAATTTTTGTTACATTCCATAACTATGGAGTAACAAGCGTTTGGTATACTAGTGATGGAGGAACAACTTGGAAAAGTAAAGAAGGAGATTTACCAGATATTCCTGTAAAAACAATTTTACAAAACCCTTTAAATCCAAAAGAAGTTATTATTGGTACTGACTTAGGGGTTTGGCAAACAGATAATTTTGATGCAGATTCTCCTAGTTGGACACAATCATACAACGGAATGAGTAATGTTCCGGTTTTAGATTTAGACTTGCGTGATGATAATGTAGTATTTGCTGCTACTTATGGTAGAGGAGTTTTCTCTGGTGAGTTTAAGATAGATCCTGATGGAGATATAGATGGAGATGGTGTTTTAAATGGAGTTGATAACTGTGTTTCTACAGCAAATGCAGATCAAAAAGATACTGATGGAAACGGAGTAGGAGATGCATGTCAAGATACAGATGGAGATGGTATTATGGACGATGTTGATAACTGTATTTCTACAGCAAACCCAGATCAAGCAGATGCTGATGGAAATGGAGTAGGAGATGCATGTCAAGATTCAGATGGAGATGGTGTTATGGACAACGTAGATAACTGTATTAATAAAGCAAATCCAGATCAAAAAGACTTCAATAATGATGGAGTAGGAGATGCATGTCAAGATTCAGATGGAGATGGTATTATGGATGATGTTGATAACTGTCCAGGAACTGCAAATGCAGATCAAAAAGATACTGATGGAAATGGAGTAGGAGATGTATGTCAAGATACTGATGGAGATGGAGTTTTAGATGATACAGATAACTGTCCTAATAATGCAAATGCAGATCAAGCGGATGCTGATGGAAATGGAGTAGGAGATGCATGTCAAGATTCAGATGGAGATGGTATTATGGACGACGTTGATAACTGTATTAATACTGCAAATGCTGACCAAGCAGACGGAAACAACGACGGAGTAGGAGATGTTTGTGATACTAGCTACGAAGCACAAAATAATATTACTGCATCAATTACATCAGAAACATGTGTTGATCAAAATGACGGAAAAATAACAATTAGTGTTGCGCAAACATTTGTGAATTATACAGTTACACTTAATGGAGCAGGAAAGAGCGAAACTAAGAACATTATTGGAACAACAAGTACTACTGTATTTGAAAGCTTAGCACCAGGAAGCTATGAGGTATGTGTTTCTGTTGATGGTAGATCTTATACGCAATGTTTCGAATTTAATATTGATGAAGCTGCACCAGTTTCTTTAAGAGTTGCTAAAAAACAAGCTGCAAAAGAATATACTGTAGAAGTAAATTCAGGAACTGCTCCTTATAATGTATATTTAAACGGTGATTTAGTTGGTACTTTCAACAGTAAAACATTTAACGTTCAAGTTGAAGAAAAAGGAGTTTTAGAAGTAAAAACAGCAAAAGCTTGTGAAGGATCATTTAGAATGGTGATTGACGGTATTTTCTTAAAACAAAACCCAATTTCTACAAAGATTGAGGTGTTAATGCCAAATAACTTAAATAGAGATCAAGTAGAAACAATGGTTTATGATTTAACAGGAAAAGTAATCTTTAACCAAAAAGTTAGAGTAAGTGGAAACACATTAACAGTTCCTTTCGAAAATTATAATTCTGGAATTTATATCTTAAAATTAGGAGTTGAGAATTCTGAACCAATTAAAATATTAAAACGATGA
- a CDS encoding DUF3109 family protein: protein MFQLGKTIVSEDIIEKDFVCNLSACKGICCVAGEAGAPLEKEETQILEEIYPVVKPFLREEGIKAIEEQGTWITSDFGELETPLVNNAECAYVIFDDKGTALCAIEEAYNKKLVNWKKPISCHLYPVRVQNYSEFAAVNYHKWDICDDACSLGKELQVPVFKFVKEALIRKFGQHWYDELTSISEKKNKK, encoded by the coding sequence ATGTTTCAACTAGGTAAAACGATTGTTTCCGAAGATATTATTGAAAAGGATTTTGTGTGCAACTTATCTGCATGCAAGGGTATTTGTTGTGTTGCAGGTGAAGCGGGAGCTCCTTTAGAAAAAGAAGAAACCCAAATTTTAGAGGAAATATATCCTGTGGTAAAACCTTTTTTAAGAGAAGAAGGAATAAAAGCTATCGAAGAGCAAGGTACTTGGATTACTAGTGATTTTGGAGAATTAGAAACTCCTTTAGTAAATAATGCAGAATGTGCTTATGTAATTTTTGACGATAAAGGAACTGCTTTATGTGCTATTGAAGAGGCTTACAATAAAAAGCTGGTTAACTGGAAAAAACCTATTTCATGTCACTTATATCCTGTTCGTGTTCAAAACTATAGTGAGTTTGCAGCAGTAAACTACCATAAATGGGATATTTGCGATGATGCATGCTCTTTAGGTAAAGAATTACAAGTTCCTGTGTTTAAATTTGTAAAAGAGGCCTTAATTAGAAAATTTGGTCAACATTGGTATGATGAGTTAACATCAATTTCTGAAAAAAAGAACAAAAAATAA
- a CDS encoding MarC family protein: MNFDLKEIVTAFMVLFAVIDIIGNIPIIIDLRKKVGHIQSEKASLIAGVIMVVFLFLGQRLLSFIGIDVNSFAVAGAFILFFIALEMILGITLYKEDEDNALNASVFPIAFPLIAGPGSLTTLLSLRAEYAFENILVAIFLNVVLIYVVLKTSSKIERIIGANGIKIIQKIFGVILLAIAVKLFAANIKILFA; the protein is encoded by the coding sequence ATGAATTTTGATTTAAAAGAAATAGTAACTGCGTTTATGGTATTATTTGCGGTTATAGATATTATTGGAAATATTCCTATTATTATTGATTTAAGAAAAAAAGTAGGACACATTCAATCAGAAAAAGCATCATTGATAGCAGGAGTTATTATGGTGGTATTTTTGTTTTTAGGGCAACGACTCTTAAGTTTTATTGGAATAGATGTAAACTCATTCGCAGTAGCAGGTGCATTTATTTTATTTTTCATAGCCTTAGAAATGATTTTAGGAATAACTTTATATAAAGAAGACGAAGACAACGCCTTGAATGCATCAGTTTTTCCGATTGCCTTTCCTTTAATTGCAGGTCCAGGTAGCTTAACAACATTACTTTCTTTAAGGGCAGAATATGCTTTTGAAAATATATTAGTAGCTATTTTTTTAAACGTGGTTTTAATATACGTTGTATTAAAAACATCTTCAAAAATAGAACGTATTATTGGAGCTAACGGAATTAAAATAATTCAAAAGATATTTGGAGTTATTTTATTAGCAATTGCGGTAAAATTATTTGCTGCAAACATTAAAATTTTATTTGCTTAA
- a CDS encoding NAD(P)/FAD-dependent oxidoreductase, with translation MTFDCLIIGGGVSGMQCALVLGSAHNKAYAQGKKIGIIMHQKTSHLQNALFNNVLGVPKGTKGEDILLQGKQQLTDLYPHIAQIEKEKVEAVLEDDKGYKVITNKSEYLTKVVVVALNYSKPFEIAGLEKYVERHSRANVMKDRIQLRNFGHLIREGLYVCGTLAGWRSQFAIAAGSGASVATDILTIWNDHVPTKVHDKV, from the coding sequence ATGACATTTGATTGTTTAATTATAGGAGGAGGTGTTTCTGGTATGCAATGTGCTTTGGTTTTAGGATCTGCACATAATAAAGCTTATGCTCAAGGAAAGAAAATAGGAATAATAATGCATCAGAAAACGTCACATTTACAAAACGCTTTATTTAACAATGTGCTAGGTGTACCAAAAGGAACTAAAGGAGAAGATATTTTGTTGCAAGGAAAACAACAATTAACCGACCTATACCCACATATAGCACAAATTGAAAAAGAAAAAGTAGAAGCCGTTTTAGAAGATGATAAAGGGTACAAGGTAATAACAAATAAGAGTGAATACTTAACAAAAGTAGTAGTTGTAGCCTTGAATTATTCGAAGCCTTTTGAGATTGCAGGATTAGAAAAATACGTAGAACGACATAGTAGAGCTAATGTTATGAAAGATAGAATACAATTGCGTAACTTTGGCCATTTAATTAGAGAGGGATTATACGTATGTGGAACCTTAGCGGGTTGGAGAAGCCAATTTGCTATTGCAGCTGGAAGTGGAGCAAGTGTAGCTACAGATATTTTAACTATTTGGAACGACCATGTGCCTACGAAAGTGCACGACAAAGTATAA